One genomic segment of Myxococcus xanthus includes these proteins:
- a CDS encoding lipoprotein, translating into MHRCLLSLSSLVLLAAGCRHANLPDLPASHGALSMAMDRYANDRESSFDNYTPAPASIFQEEPQVLVEPEQALAVYGEASATLSGTPTAQQVRDAVDDLKGACLSGLLDACVFLRERFELPRRRNEATPHFPEEVVMKQLFTVGVLRCRLALDGVLRDCTVLERGAKGVEESLLEYAMKMRYHPATLAGHPIELPYIISLQFNPARRDAPMAKVLEPRLRLEWARARAVGSPASPLAWGNLAVLLAKEGPEDGLYREALRRFQSLAPASWWAANEVAWFHIQEGQYADAAPLVKRARAFAFDNPYVLETSAAVMAGTNQCAQAVQEQRRAVEKLPAEWPAPERERFIRALEHYQRGCMAPNADSASAPTLGI; encoded by the coding sequence GGCGATGGACCGCTACGCGAACGACCGCGAGTCTTCCTTCGACAACTACACGCCAGCGCCAGCCAGCATCTTCCAGGAAGAGCCCCAGGTTCTCGTGGAGCCGGAGCAGGCGCTGGCCGTCTATGGGGAAGCCTCCGCGACGCTGAGTGGGACGCCCACGGCACAGCAGGTCCGTGATGCCGTGGATGACCTCAAAGGCGCGTGTCTGTCTGGCCTGCTGGATGCCTGTGTCTTCCTGCGCGAGCGCTTCGAGTTACCCCGAAGGCGCAACGAAGCGACGCCCCACTTTCCCGAAGAAGTGGTCATGAAGCAGCTCTTCACCGTGGGCGTACTTCGCTGTCGACTGGCCTTGGATGGAGTTCTCCGGGACTGCACGGTCCTTGAACGCGGCGCGAAAGGTGTCGAGGAGTCGCTGCTCGAATACGCAATGAAGATGCGGTATCACCCCGCGACGCTGGCGGGGCATCCCATCGAATTGCCTTACATCATCTCCCTCCAATTCAATCCAGCGAGGAGGGATGCGCCCATGGCGAAGGTGCTTGAGCCTCGGTTGCGGCTTGAATGGGCGCGGGCCCGGGCGGTGGGCTCTCCTGCGAGCCCGTTGGCTTGGGGAAACCTCGCCGTCCTGCTCGCGAAGGAAGGGCCCGAGGACGGCTTGTACCGAGAAGCGTTGCGCCGCTTTCAATCGCTTGCACCCGCGTCCTGGTGGGCCGCCAACGAAGTGGCCTGGTTTCATATCCAGGAGGGCCAGTACGCGGACGCCGCGCCGCTGGTGAAGCGGGCTCGCGCCTTCGCATTCGACAACCCCTATGTCCTGGAGACGTCCGCGGCGGTGATGGCCGGGACAAATCAGTGCGCGCAGGCCGTGCAGGAACAGCGCCGCGCGGTGGAGAAGCTGCCAGCCGAGTGGCCCGCTCCAGAGCGCGAGCGCTTCATTCGGGCGCTGGAGCATTACCAGCGCGGGTGCATGGCGCCGAACGCCGACTCCGCATCAGCGCCGACTCTGGGAATTTGA